The DNA segment AGACAATCAGGGCCGCCAGCCATGTGGTCGGCAGACTGCGGATTACCCGCCATGCGGGCCGGATTGCGTCCGTTGCTATAAAGAAAAACTGCCGGGTATTCATGTCTTGCCGTCTATTTTTATTGTCCGTAACCTGCATTACGACCGCTTTTGCCATTTGGCAAGGTGCGATGGCACATTTTTATTGACATATCAACTTATCTTGATATAAACATAAACAGTCACGCCGCAGTAATTTATCGGGCTGCGGGCATATCGCGCCAAGGAGTCTTTCCATGCATATCGGCAAAATGATCAGGGAACTTTCGGTCCCTTTTTACTCTTTGGAGTTTTTTCCTCCTTCTGACACGGCCCAGTTGCCTGATTTTTATGCCACGGTGGACCGCCTGCGCGCACTCAACCCCCTGTTTGCGTCAGTAACCTACGGTGCGGGCGGCGCGCGGCAGCAGAATACCCTTGCCGTCACGGCAGAGCTGGCGCGGCGGGGCATTACTGCCATGGCGCATCTCACATGCGTGGGCGCGGATCCCCAGTCCATCGCCACATTTTTGCACGATTTGCAGGCTTCTGGCGTCAACAATGTGCTGGCCCTGCGCGGCGATCCGCCCGCCGACAAACCGTGGGACTGGAACAAAGCCCACTTTCACAATGCCTCTGACCTGGTGGCCTTTGCCCGCGAGCAGCAGCCCGGCCTGGGCATAGGCGTAGCTGCCTATCCCGCCCCGCATCCCGAATCGCCCACCTTTGCGGAAGACAGGCGCTGCACGGCCGAAAAAATGCGCGCCGGGGCGGACTTTGCCCTGACCCAGTTGTTTTTTGACGCCCGCGAATATGAAGACCTGGTGAGTCATTTGCGCGGGAAGGGCATTACCACGCCGATCATCCCCGGTATTCTGCCCATTCAGAGTTTTGACTCGCTGCGGCGGGTGCTCTCGCTGTGCGGGGCCAATATTCCGGGCAAGCTCTACCTTGCCCTTGAGAAGGCCAATAACGATGGCGGGGCGGAAGCCGTGCGGCAGGTGGGCCTTGATTACGCGGTGCGGCAGATACGCAGCCTGCTTGATGCTGGCGCACCGGGCATCCACCTGTA comes from the uncultured Desulfovibrio sp. genome and includes:
- a CDS encoding methylenetetrahydrofolate reductase; the protein is MHIGKMIRELSVPFYSLEFFPPSDTAQLPDFYATVDRLRALNPLFASVTYGAGGARQQNTLAVTAELARRGITAMAHLTCVGADPQSIATFLHDLQASGVNNVLALRGDPPADKPWDWNKAHFHNASDLVAFAREQQPGLGIGVAAYPAPHPESPTFAEDRRCTAEKMRAGADFALTQLFFDAREYEDLVSHLRGKGITTPIIPGILPIQSFDSLRRVLSLCGANIPGKLYLALEKANNDGGAEAVRQVGLDYAVRQIRSLLDAGAPGIHLYTLNKADMCLRLAEAVGTL